The Mammaliicoccus sciuri genome window below encodes:
- a CDS encoding deoxynucleoside kinase — translation MKKTFIAIEGPIGVGKSSLTKKLAEALHYTEEFEIVDENPYLSDFYDDISKWSFQTEMFFLCHRYKQLTDLENINGIVSDYHIFKNKIFAKNTLNETEFDKFSRIYDILTEDIRMPDQIIFLDASLEVLQQRIAHRNRSYETQIENDYLAQLKRDYNQFYEEVKNEIDAIQIDTSQLDFVNNTADYQQVLNLLQPLIGEIIHDK, via the coding sequence ATGAAAAAAACCTTTATCGCAATCGAAGGACCAATCGGCGTCGGGAAAAGCTCTTTAACTAAAAAGCTTGCTGAAGCGCTCCATTACACTGAAGAATTTGAAATTGTTGATGAGAATCCATATTTAAGTGATTTTTATGACGATATTTCTAAGTGGAGCTTTCAAACCGAAATGTTCTTCTTGTGTCATCGTTACAAACAGTTAACCGATTTAGAAAATATTAATGGCATTGTGAGCGACTATCATATCTTTAAAAATAAGATTTTCGCTAAAAACACATTAAATGAAACTGAATTTGATAAATTTAGTAGAATTTATGATATCTTAACTGAAGATATTCGCATGCCTGACCAAATTATCTTTCTCGATGCATCCCTCGAAGTACTTCAACAACGAATTGCCCATCGAAATAGATCATACGAAACTCAAATTGAAAATGATTATTTAGCTCAACTTAAACGTGACTATAATCAATTTTATGAAGAAGTAAAAAATGAAATTGATGCCATTCAAATCGATACTTCTCAATTAGATTTCGTGAATAACACCGCAGATTATCAACAAGTCTTAAACTTATTACAACCTTTGATTGGAGAGATTATACATGACAAATAA
- a CDS encoding branched-chain amino acid aminotransferase gives MTETFYVEKREQLKEKPDFSNLVFGEIFTDYMLSMSYKQGEGWSEPKIIPYGPITLSPSAQGLHYGQTVFEGMKAYKDGDEVTLFRPDQNFKRINLSLKRLEMPQIDEEKVLNGLIQLIDLERDWIPSGEGQSLYVRPFVYATEPYLGVRSSTDYEFLVILSPVGAYYGDDQMKPTSIYVEDEYVRAVRGGVGFAKCGGNYAASLIAQTRANELGFDQVLWLDGVEQKYIEEVGSMNIFFVIDGKVVTPELNGSILRGITRKTVLELARELGYETEEKRLSIDDIINAHHDGRLTEIFGTGTAAVISPVGFLKYEEAEITINNNEIGPVTQALFDEYTAIQTGKKEDKHGWRVVVGQESHIEIV, from the coding sequence ATGACAGAAACATTTTACGTAGAAAAGCGTGAACAGCTTAAAGAGAAACCGGATTTTTCAAATTTGGTCTTTGGCGAAATCTTTACTGATTATATGCTATCTATGTCATATAAACAGGGTGAAGGCTGGTCAGAGCCTAAAATAATTCCATATGGGCCGATTACGTTGTCACCAAGTGCACAAGGTCTCCATTATGGACAAACAGTGTTCGAAGGAATGAAAGCATATAAAGATGGTGATGAAGTTACGTTATTCAGACCTGACCAAAATTTCAAGCGAATTAATTTATCTCTAAAAAGACTTGAAATGCCTCAAATCGATGAAGAAAAAGTGTTGAACGGTTTAATTCAACTTATTGATTTAGAGCGCGATTGGATTCCAAGTGGAGAAGGTCAATCTTTATATGTTAGACCATTTGTATATGCAACTGAACCATACTTAGGTGTACGTTCTTCTACGGACTACGAATTTTTAGTAATACTTTCTCCAGTAGGCGCTTATTACGGTGATGATCAAATGAAACCAACAAGTATATATGTTGAAGATGAATATGTACGTGCTGTAAGAGGTGGCGTTGGATTTGCTAAATGTGGTGGTAACTACGCAGCAAGTTTAATCGCGCAAACACGTGCTAATGAACTTGGATTTGATCAAGTATTATGGTTAGACGGCGTTGAACAAAAATACATCGAAGAAGTCGGAAGTATGAATATATTCTTCGTCATCGATGGTAAAGTTGTAACACCTGAGTTGAATGGTAGCATTTTACGAGGTATTACACGTAAAACAGTTCTCGAACTTGCTAGAGAGTTAGGTTATGAAACTGAAGAGAAACGATTATCTATTGATGATATTATAAATGCTCATCATGACGGTCGTTTAACAGAAATTTTCGGAACAGGAACTGCAGCAGTTATTTCTCCAGTAGGATTCCTAAAATACGAAGAAGCTGAAATTACAATTAATAATAATGAAATTGGTCCGGTTACTCAAGCGTTATTTGATGAATATACAGCAATCCAAACAGGTAAGAAAGAAGATAAACATGGTTGGAGAGTTGTTGTAGGACAAGAAAGCCACATTGAAATTGTGTAA
- a CDS encoding L-threonine 3-dehydrogenase gives MKKIIITGALGQIGTELVIKLRNKYGNENVLATDIREPESDSEINNGPFEILDVTDQERFHELVENFNADTLMHMAALLSATAEKNPLFAWNLNMGGLVNALEIAREFDMQFFTPSSIGAFGPNTPKDMTPQVTIQRPISMYGVNKVAGELLCDYYYTKFGVDTRSMRFPGLISYVKEPGGGTTDYAVEIYFKAIREGRYNSYIDKGTFMDMMFMDDAIDAIIKLMEADSSRLINRNAYNVRAMSVDPETIKAAIQKHMPDFELGYDVDPERQAIADSWPNSIDSTCAKEEWDFSPTYDLEKMTALMLKAIEEKDNLAKH, from the coding sequence ATGAAAAAGATAATAATCACTGGGGCGTTAGGACAAATAGGGACAGAATTAGTTATAAAGTTAAGAAATAAATATGGTAATGAAAATGTATTAGCGACTGATATTAGAGAACCAGAAAGTGACAGCGAAATAAATAATGGACCATTTGAAATTTTAGATGTTACAGATCAAGAAAGATTTCATGAATTAGTTGAAAACTTCAATGCAGATACTTTAATGCATATGGCGGCATTACTTTCTGCAACTGCTGAAAAGAATCCACTATTTGCTTGGAATTTAAATATGGGCGGATTAGTAAATGCACTTGAAATAGCACGTGAATTCGATATGCAATTCTTCACACCAAGTTCAATCGGTGCGTTTGGACCAAATACACCTAAAGATATGACACCACAAGTTACAATTCAAAGACCAATTTCAATGTATGGTGTAAACAAAGTAGCTGGGGAATTATTATGTGACTATTACTACACGAAATTTGGCGTAGATACTAGAAGTATGAGATTTCCTGGGTTAATCTCTTACGTTAAAGAACCAGGTGGCGGTACAACTGATTATGCAGTGGAAATTTATTTCAAAGCTATCAGAGAAGGAAGATACAATAGCTATATTGATAAAGGTACATTTATGGATATGATGTTCATGGATGATGCTATTGATGCAATCATTAAATTAATGGAAGCGGATAGTTCACGATTAATTAACCGTAATGCATACAATGTGAGAGCAATGAGTGTTGATCCTGAAACAATTAAAGCTGCTATCCAAAAACATATGCCTGATTTCGAATTAGGTTATGATGTGGATCCAGAAAGACAAGCAATTGCTGATAGCTGGCCAAATTCTATTGATTCAACTTGTGCGAAAGAAGAGTGGGACTTCTCACCAACTTATGATTTAGAAAAAATGACTGCATTAATGCTTAAAGCCATTGAAGAAAAAGATAATTTAGCTAAACACTAA
- a CDS encoding glycine C-acetyltransferase: MVQTLDSFLQTNLNELKDNGLYNEIDVVEGANGAEITIGGKNYINLSSNNYLGLATDEDLKKAAKDAIDSHGVGAGAVRTINGTLDLHREIEETLAQFKGTESAIAYQSGFNCNMAAISAVMNKNDAILSDELNHASIIDGCRLSKAKIIRVNHSDMDDLRAKAKEAVESGQYNKVMYITDGVFSMDGDVAKLPEIVEIAEEFGLITYVDDAHGSGVMGKGAGTVKHFGLQDKIDFQIGTLSKAIGVVGGYVAGTKDLIDWLKVASRPFLFSTSLAPGDTKAITESVKKLMASTELHDKLWDNANYLKEGLKAKGFDIGHSETPITPVIIGEEKKAQTFSKRLMDEGVYAKAIVFPTVPRGTGRVRNMPTAAHTKEQLDQAIDIYEKIGKELGLL; encoded by the coding sequence ATGGTACAAACATTAGATTCATTCTTACAAACAAATTTAAATGAATTAAAAGACAATGGCCTATATAACGAGATTGATGTCGTTGAAGGTGCAAATGGTGCTGAGATTACAATTGGAGGTAAAAATTACATTAACTTATCTTCAAATAACTATCTTGGATTAGCAACAGATGAAGATTTAAAGAAAGCTGCTAAAGATGCGATAGATTCTCACGGTGTAGGTGCGGGGGCAGTACGTACAATTAACGGTACATTAGACTTGCATAGAGAAATTGAAGAAACTTTAGCTCAGTTCAAAGGTACTGAAAGTGCAATTGCATACCAATCAGGCTTTAACTGTAACATGGCTGCTATTTCAGCTGTTATGAATAAAAATGATGCAATCTTATCTGATGAATTAAACCATGCTTCAATTATTGATGGTTGTCGTTTATCTAAAGCAAAAATTATTCGTGTTAATCACTCAGATATGGATGATTTAAGAGCGAAAGCTAAAGAAGCGGTTGAATCAGGTCAATATAATAAAGTTATGTACATTACAGATGGCGTATTCTCAATGGATGGAGATGTAGCAAAATTACCTGAAATTGTAGAAATTGCTGAAGAATTTGGTTTAATCACATATGTTGATGACGCGCATGGTTCTGGTGTAATGGGTAAAGGCGCAGGAACAGTTAAACATTTCGGACTTCAAGACAAAATTGATTTCCAAATCGGAACACTATCAAAAGCAATTGGTGTTGTAGGTGGTTATGTAGCTGGTACTAAAGATTTAATCGACTGGTTAAAAGTTGCTTCAAGACCATTCTTATTCTCAACTTCATTAGCACCTGGAGACACTAAAGCTATTACAGAATCAGTTAAAAAATTAATGGCTTCTACAGAATTACATGATAAATTATGGGATAACGCTAATTACTTAAAAGAAGGCTTAAAAGCAAAAGGCTTCGATATTGGTCATTCAGAAACACCAATTACACCTGTAATTATCGGTGAAGAGAAAAAAGCTCAAACATTTAGTAAGAGATTAATGGACGAAGGTGTATATGCGAAAGCAATCGTATTCCCAACAGTTCCAAGAGGTACTGGCCGTGTAAGAAACATGCCAACAGCTGCTCACACTAAAGAACAATTAGATCAAGCAATTGATATTTATGAAAAAATCGGTAAAGAATTAGGATTACTATAA
- a CDS encoding M20 family metallopeptidase, protein MVNWKEEVDKKFDRLVDIRRHMHKYPELSYHEEKTHDFILSELKKLDKLEIKAPVGERGIVAKLKGNEPGQTIAFRADFDALPIQDEKDVPYKSTVDGVMHACGHDGHTATLLTFCEILHEHQHLLKGNVVFIFQYAEELSPGGASPMVDDGALEGVDKVYGNHFWSGHETSTIKTRPNEMMASPDYFEVTIQGKGGHGAKPHTSIDPIVIVAEYISSIQKIISRNIDPIDRGVITVGKVDAGTAFNVISDTATLEGTVRTFKPEVKDTIEAELERVLKGICLANNATYDFEYRRGYPTVVNHEEQYEVVKEAAERLDLTYEYIPPMMIGEDFSYYLLNRPGCFFLTGSGNEDKGSTAPHHHPMFDLDEEAMKTTTQMFIQVLEIEGVL, encoded by the coding sequence ATGGTTAATTGGAAAGAAGAAGTAGATAAAAAATTCGATCGACTTGTAGACATCAGAAGACATATGCATAAATATCCTGAACTATCCTATCATGAGGAAAAAACTCATGATTTTATTTTATCTGAATTAAAGAAACTAGATAAATTAGAGATTAAAGCGCCAGTCGGGGAACGTGGTATTGTCGCTAAATTAAAAGGGAATGAACCTGGTCAAACGATCGCATTTCGTGCAGACTTTGATGCTTTACCTATTCAAGATGAAAAAGACGTACCTTATAAATCGACTGTCGATGGTGTTATGCATGCTTGTGGTCATGACGGTCATACCGCTACACTCTTAACATTCTGTGAAATACTGCATGAACATCAACATTTGCTTAAAGGGAATGTTGTTTTTATTTTTCAATATGCAGAAGAATTAAGTCCTGGCGGTGCTAGTCCAATGGTTGATGATGGCGCATTAGAAGGTGTCGATAAAGTTTATGGAAACCATTTTTGGAGCGGTCATGAAACATCTACAATTAAGACTCGTCCTAATGAAATGATGGCATCACCTGACTACTTTGAAGTGACCATTCAAGGTAAAGGTGGTCACGGCGCTAAACCTCATACATCAATCGATCCGATTGTAATCGTAGCTGAATACATTTCTAGCATCCAAAAAATCATTTCTCGAAACATAGACCCAATTGATCGTGGTGTGATTACAGTTGGAAAAGTAGATGCGGGTACTGCATTTAATGTTATAAGTGATACGGCTACTTTAGAGGGTACTGTTAGAACATTTAAACCAGAAGTTAAAGACACAATAGAGGCTGAGCTTGAACGTGTCTTAAAAGGAATTTGTTTAGCCAATAACGCGACTTATGACTTTGAATACCGTAGAGGTTATCCTACTGTCGTCAATCACGAAGAACAATATGAAGTGGTTAAAGAAGCTGCTGAGCGCTTAGACTTAACTTATGAATACATCCCTCCTATGATGATAGGTGAAGATTTCTCATACTATTTACTTAATCGTCCAGGTTGTTTCTTCCTAACAGGTAGTGGTAATGAAGATAAAGGCTCAACTGCCCCACATCATCATCCTATGTTTGATTTAGACGAAGAAGCGATGAAAACGACGACACAAATGTTTATTCAAGTACTTGAGATAGAAGGTGTTCTATAA
- a CDS encoding deoxynucleoside kinase: MTNKVIPNDAIITIAGTVGVGKSSLTQALSERLNFKTSFEKVDNNPYLEKFYHDFERWSFHLQIYFLAERFKEQKRMFEYGGGFIQDRSIYEDVDIFAKMHEEQGTMTEEDYATYRELFEAIVMTPYFPKPDALIYLECNYNDVIQRIQRRGRQMEIETDEAYWKKLFSRYDNWINNFTECPVVRVNINDYDLYEDPDSINHIIDKIAHVIETHRSIDTRVK; the protein is encoded by the coding sequence ATGACAAATAAAGTCATACCAAATGATGCTATCATCACAATTGCTGGTACTGTTGGTGTTGGAAAATCATCTTTAACACAAGCACTTAGCGAACGACTAAACTTCAAGACTTCTTTTGAGAAAGTCGATAACAACCCCTATTTAGAAAAATTTTATCACGACTTTGAACGTTGGAGCTTCCATCTACAAATTTACTTTTTAGCAGAACGCTTTAAAGAACAAAAGAGAATGTTCGAATATGGTGGCGGATTTATCCAAGACCGTTCAATATATGAAGACGTTGATATATTTGCTAAAATGCACGAAGAACAAGGCACAATGACTGAAGAAGATTATGCGACGTATAGAGAATTATTTGAAGCAATTGTTATGACACCTTACTTCCCTAAACCAGACGCATTAATCTATTTAGAATGTAACTATAATGATGTTATCCAACGTATCCAAAGACGTGGACGTCAAATGGAAATCGAAACAGATGAAGCATACTGGAAAAAATTATTCTCACGTTACGATAATTGGATTAATAACTTTACAGAATGTCCAGTTGTACGTGTAAATATTAACGACTATGACTTATACGAAGATCCAGATTCCATTAACCATATTATAGATAAAATCGCGCATGTCATTGAAACACACCGTTCAATCGATACACGCGTGAAATAA
- a CDS encoding HAD family hydrolase, protein MIKWLLFDKDGTLLKFDETWSEISLVMIDRFVEKYHIEHKQALQEALGYVDGQFLSSGILASGTLADIVRVFTQFTENANPKEIEDWTVQLSKDLIAEYEPETIVIEGMIETLTAFKEKSYQIAIITSDDIDGTNRFIQDSGVGHLIDEKITASINGYQKPNPKMVEAFYEKWNASPDEIVIIGDTPTDIQMGKNAHFKKVIGVLSGTGNKEDLSDADFIYQDINEFYAQEAEWSK, encoded by the coding sequence ATGATTAAATGGTTATTATTTGATAAAGATGGGACATTACTTAAGTTTGATGAAACATGGTCTGAAATATCGCTTGTGATGATTGATCGCTTTGTTGAGAAATATCATATAGAGCACAAACAAGCATTACAAGAAGCGTTAGGATATGTAGATGGACAATTTCTATCAAGTGGTATATTAGCATCTGGAACATTAGCTGATATCGTACGTGTGTTTACACAATTCACTGAAAATGCTAATCCAAAAGAAATTGAAGATTGGACAGTACAATTAAGCAAAGATTTAATCGCAGAGTACGAACCAGAAACCATCGTTATAGAAGGAATGATAGAAACATTAACAGCATTTAAAGAGAAGTCATACCAAATCGCAATTATAACAAGTGATGATATCGATGGGACAAATCGGTTTATTCAAGATTCAGGTGTAGGTCATTTAATAGATGAAAAAATAACAGCATCTATTAACGGTTATCAAAAGCCAAATCCAAAAATGGTTGAAGCATTTTATGAAAAATGGAACGCATCACCAGATGAAATTGTAATTATAGGCGATACACCAACAGACATACAAATGGGTAAGAATGCACACTTCAAGAAAGTTATTGGCGTTCTGAGTGGTACGGGTAATAAAGAAGATTTATCAGATGCAGACTTTATTTATCAAGATATTAATGAATTTTACGCACAAGAAGCGGAATGGAGTAAATAA